Genomic segment of Deinococcus planocerae:
TCCTGCTCGGCACGGTGCTCGGCCAGAGCGAGGGGCTCGACCTCACCCTGAACTTCGGGCGCGAGGTGCGGCGGATGCTTCAGCCCGTCGTGGAGCGCGTGCCCCTGCCCCCCGAGGTCACCCTGCGCGTCCTGATGCACACCTACGCCCTGAGCGTCGGCTGGCAGCACGCGACCGAGGAGAGTTTCGCCACCGACTTCGTGCGCCGCCAGCGCGACATCGCCTTCCTGGCCCCCCGCTTCGAGCCGGAATTCGGCCTCGCCCTGCGCGCCGTCGTCGAGCGGCTCGCCGCCGAAGGGTAGGCCGCCGCCGAGCCCCGGGCCCGGTATCGGCATCCCTTCGTGACCGGTCACAACCGCGCTGGGTCGCGGGTTTCGCGGGCCCCGACACCGGGGGCGGTACTTCTATCCTTACCGCGCGGTCAGGGCGTTGGTAGACTGGCGGTATGACCGCCGCTCCAGGCGCCCCACGCGGCCAGCCCAAGCTGATCTTGTTCCTGACCATCTTCGTCGCCATGCTCGGCCTGAGCGTGCTCTTCCCGATCATCGCGCCGCTCGGGCGGCAGCTCGGGCTGAGCGAGACGCAGGTCGGGTGGTTTTCCACGGTCTACAGCCTCGCCCAGTTCGTCTTCGCGCCGATCTGGGGCAGCCGCAGCGAGCGGGTGGGCCGCAAACCCGTCCTGATCCTGGGCCTCGTGGGTTTTTCGCTGAGCTTCGGCCTGTTCGGGCTCTTCGCCGCGCTGGGGGTCCGGGGCGTGCTGACGGGCACCGCCCTCTTCGCCCTGCTCGTCGCGGCCCGGCTCGTCGGCGGCCTGCTCTCCAGCGCCACCCTCCCCACCGCCCAGGCGATGATGGCCGACCTGAGCTCCGAGAAAGACCGGGCCGCCGCCCTGGGCCTGATCGGCGCGGCCTTCGGGCTGGGGGTGGTGTTCGGGCCCGCCATCGGCGCGCTGCTCTCGGGATTCGGACTGACGGTGCCGATCTTCTTCAGCGCGGGGCTGGGGCTCATGACCGCGCTCGCCGCCTTCCTGACCCTGCCGGAGACGCGCCGGGCGGGGCAGGCGAGCGCCGCGAGGGGCGACCGCCGGGCGCTGCTGCGCCACCCCGGCATCCTGCTCTTCCTCGCCGTGAGTGCGCTCTACACGCTGGCGAGCGTGGGCATGGAGCAGACCATCGGCTTTTACGTGCAAGACACCCTGCGCCTCGACCCCTCGCAGACCGCGCGCACGGTCGGCCTCATGCTCGCCGTCTTCGGCTTCGTGGCCGCCGCCGTGCAGGGGGGCGCGATCCGGCCCCTGAGCCGCAGGGTCGCCCCCGGCCCCCTGATCACCCTCGGCCTCGCCATCATGGGCGCGGGCATGTTCCTGCTGCCGCTGACCTCGACCTTCTGGACGATCACCGCCGCCCTCGCCGTGATCGGGGTGGGCAGCGCCATCCTGGGCCCCAGCCTGAGCGCCGCCCTGTCCCTGAGCGTCGGCGCCGACCGTCAGGGAGCGGTCGCCGGGCTCAACAGCAGCGCCCTCGCCCTGGGCCGCATGACCGGCCCCCTGCTCGGCACGGGTCTCTACCAGAGCGCCGGGCACGCCGCCCCCTACCTCCTGAGCGGCGGCGTGCTCGCGGCCCTGCTCGTGTGGACGCTCGTGGCCCGGCCCGAGGTGCGGCGGGCGAGCGCGTAGGGAGAGCACTCAATGGTGAGGAGGGACGCCGCCTTCACTCCCCACCGCTCATCCCCCCTCTCTTCCTCCTTCCCCTATCCTGCCCCGGTGACCCTCCCGCCCCGCCCCACCTTCAACCCGGCCCGCGCGCTCGCCGTGCGCGTCCTGACGCGCGTGCTGGCGGGCGAGACCTTCGCGGCCCCGGCGCTCGACGCCGCGCTCGCGGACGCCCGGCTCCCGGCACGGGACGCGGGGCTCGCCACCCACGTCGTGTACGGCACGCTGCGGTACGCGCCGATGCTGGACGCGGCCCTCACCCCCCTGCTGCGGGGTGAGACGCACCCCAAGACGCGCTCGCTCCTCCTCGCCGGGAGCTTCGAGAAGCTGGTGCTGGGCACGCCCCCGCACGCGGTCGTCAGCGAGTACGTGGGGCTGGCCCGGGGCGCGCGGCTGGCTCCCTCGGGCCTCGTGAACGCCGTGCTGCGGCGGGTGGAGCGGCCCCCGGAGAGCGAGGAGACGCGCTACGCCCTGCCGGGGTGGCTGATCGGGGTCTTCCGCCGGGCCTACGGGGGGCGGGCGGACGCGGTGCTCGCCGACCTGCTCACCCCGCAGCCGCTGTGGCTGAGCCTCTCGGAGGCGGGGGTGAGGAGTCTGGAGGAGGAGGGCAGCGTGGTCGAGCCCGGCCCGGGCGGGGTCGACCGGGTGACCCTCTCGCGGCCCCTGCGGGAGACGGCGGCGTACCGGGAGGGGCAGGCGCAGCCCATCAACCCCGCCAGCCTCGCCGTGGTGGACGCGCTCGGGGAGGTGGAGGGCTCGCGGGTGCTCGACCTCGCCGGGGGGGCCGGGGTGAAGGCCGCGATGCTCGCCGCGCGCGGGGCGAGGGTGACGAGCGTGGACCTGATCGCCCGCAAGCACGACGCCGCCCGCGCGAATCTGAGGCGGCTGGGACTGAGCGCCGACTTCCTGACCCACGACCTCACCGCGCCGCTGGACGTGCCTCCCGCGCCCCTCGTGCTCCTCGACGCCCCCTGCACGGGCACGGGCACCCTGCGCTCGCACCCGGAGATCAAGCTGCGGCTGACCCCGGAGGTGGTGGGGGAGATGGCGGCGATGCAGGCGCGGATGCTCTCGAACGCGGCGGCCCTGGTCGAGCCCGGCGGCGTCCTCGTCTACAGCGTGTGCAGCGTGACCCCGCAGGAGGGGGAGGAGGTCGTGCGGGAGTTTCTCGCGGCCCATCCCGACTTCATTCCCGAACCTCTCCCCGAGCTGGACCTCCCCACCGTGCCCGCCGGGGCCGGGGTGCTGACGGTGGCGGAGGGGGGAATCGACGGCTTTTTCATCGCGCGGATGAGGAGGGGGGTGGTCGCTTCGGCTTCGTGAGGGGGTGACAGCGTGGGGGCAGGGCGTCTTGCTGCGGTTGGCCCCCACCCCCCAGCCCCCTCCCCCCCGAGGGGGCAACGTCTCCGCCGCGCGGGGCGGCCCGCGCGTTGACGCTCAGTTCTTGACGTGTCTCTCCTCTGGGTGGAGGGGGAGCGGCGCTGCGCTGGGCAAGGGCACGCGGGCGGCGCGGCTGGACGTTTTCTTCTGAACACAATGTTGGATCCTGTCGCCTCCCATCTGCGGGCCCACCGTCTCGCTGCGCGAGCAAGGCGGGGCCGTGGGCCAGGAGCGTTCACTCTCTGCCACTGATGGGGCGTCCGGAGAGACGTTTTGAACAGCACAAGAGCTTTAGGGTCTTCTCTCCCTCTCCCCTTGCGGGTGACTCGGAGACCTGCTCGCAGAGGCCGGGGTTCGTGGAGCTGTGCGGCGCAAGCGGCGTCGGCACCACCTGTCGGACTTCCTTCACCTGCCGGGACAGGGCAGCGGATGGAGGCTTGTCCCCCCGCCCCCGGTCCCGCTTCTGGACTCCCCTTATTCCGTGCCCAGCGCCGCGTCGAGCGCGACCTCGATCATCTGGTTGAAGGTCTGCTGGCGCTCCTCGGCGGATGTCTCCTCGCGGGTGACGAGGTGGTCGGAGACGGTGAGGACCGTCAGAGCCCTGACCCCGTACCCCGCGGCGAGAGTGTAGAGCCCGGCGGCCTCCATCTCGACGGCAAGGACGCCGTAGCGGGCCCAGAGCCTGAAATGCTCGGGGTCGTCGTGGTAGAAGGTGTCCGAGGACATGATGTTGCCGACGTGGGTGGAAAAGCCCCGTTCCCGCGCAATCTGGTACGCGCGCATCAGCAACCCGAAGTCGGCGATGGGGGCGAAATTCCTGGCCCCGAAGCGGATGTTGTTGATGTTGGAATCGGTGCAGGCGGCCTGGGCGAGCACGAGGTCGCGCACATGCACGCCTTCCTGGTACGACCCGCAGGTGCCGACCCGGATCAGGGTGCGGCAGCCGTAGTCCCGGATGAGTTCGTTCACGTAGATCATGCACGAGGCGATGCCCATGCCGGTGCCCTGCACGCTGACGCGCACGCCCCTGTACGTGCCGGTGTACCCCAGCATCCCGCGCACGGAGTTGTGCTGCACGGGATTCTCGAAAAACGTCTCGGCGATGTGGCGGGCGCGCAGGGGGTCGCCCGGCAGCAGGACGGTCTCGGCGATCTGGCCGGGCTCGGCGTTGAGGTGCACACTCATGGGAGACAGGCTAGCAGCCCCGGCCAGGCCTCACCCCCCCAGCAGCCTCAGCCAGCGGCCTCAGCACCGTTTGCAGCCCGCCGAAGGTCAGCTCCCGCGTTTTTCCATCGGGGAGGAAGGCCCGCAACTCCTCGTCCAGCCACGCCGCCACCTCCGCCGCCGTCTCGCGCCCCGAGTCCGTCGCGGCGATGGTGTTCGAGTGGGTGAGGAGGTAGGCCACGAGCGCGGGCCGGTCGAAGGGCAGCGGGTGGGTGAAGCGTTCCTCCGCGAAGGAGAAGCCCGCCTCCCGCGCCGGCGTCTCACCGAAGGTGTAGGGGTTGCGGGGCGGCGCCGGGTACCGTTCCCAGTAGGCATCCACGAAGTCGGCGAAGTCCTCGCGCCCCGGCATCCGGCCCAGGAAGAAGTCGTCGTAGAGAAAGAGCACCCCGCCCGGCCTGAGCGTCCGCCGCGCCTCGGCGAGAAAGGCGGCCTGGTCGAACCAGTGAAACGCCTGGGCGACCGTCAGCACGTCGAGGGCGTGGTCGGGGAGGGGCAGCCTCTCGGCGCTCGCCCGCGCGTAACTCACCCGGGGATGCGGCGCCGCGTGGGCCAGCATCACCTCCGAGACGTCGAAGGCGAGGACGCGCTCCACCACCTCTGCGAGGGCCACGCTCGACAGGCCGGTGCCGCAGGCCACGTCGGCGCCCAGCGCCCGCCCTTCGAGCATGGGAGCGAGGCGCGCCAGGAAGAGCGGGTGGAAGAAGGGCCGCCCGGCGGCGTAGCGGGCCGCGCCGCCTTGGCCCAGAAAGGGGTTGGCGGGTGAGGTCACGGGGCCACGATACGCCTGTTCCCGGCGTCCTTCCGGTCCGTCCTCGGTCTACACGCTGATCAACCCGAGGTGCACTCCGCGCGCCACGGCTCCCGCGCGGCTCTGCACGCCCAGCTTGGAGTACACGGCCTGAACGTGGAACTTGACCGTGCTCTCGCTGACGCCAAGTTCGCGGGCGGCGCGCTTGTTGCTCAGGCCCTCGGCGAGGAGGGAGAGCACGTCGCGCTCGCGGGGGGTGAGGGTCACGCCCCCGGGGTCGGGGTCCTCCGACTCGTCCGGGGCCGCGGGCATGTCCTCGGGGGGGAGGGCGGCCAGCCCCGCCGCCGCCGCGAGCACGCCCGCGAGGAGTTCGGCAGGTGTGGCGTCGGTGCCCAGGGAGGCCCAGCCGCCCGGCGCGAGGTCGCGGAGCGTGCCCACCCAGGCGCGGGAGCCGAGGGCCACCACCCCCGCCGCTCCCTCCAGTTCCGCCGCCAGCGCCCCCGGGTCGGCGAGCCAGGCGTCGTCC
This window contains:
- a CDS encoding TetR/AcrR family transcriptional regulator; translated protein: MNQVAREAKLAKGTLYLYFDTKEEMFLALLTGHLQGWLGHLTALLDERRPGTPGEVADVLIASAQGYGELRRLLILLGTVLGQSEGLDLTLNFGREVRRMLQPVVERVPLPPEVTLRVLMHTYALSVGWQHATEESFATDFVRRQRDIAFLAPRFEPEFGLALRAVVERLAAEG
- a CDS encoding MFS transporter, whose translation is MTAAPGAPRGQPKLILFLTIFVAMLGLSVLFPIIAPLGRQLGLSETQVGWFSTVYSLAQFVFAPIWGSRSERVGRKPVLILGLVGFSLSFGLFGLFAALGVRGVLTGTALFALLVAARLVGGLLSSATLPTAQAMMADLSSEKDRAAALGLIGAAFGLGVVFGPAIGALLSGFGLTVPIFFSAGLGLMTALAAFLTLPETRRAGQASAARGDRRALLRHPGILLFLAVSALYTLASVGMEQTIGFYVQDTLRLDPSQTARTVGLMLAVFGFVAAAVQGGAIRPLSRRVAPGPLITLGLAIMGAGMFLLPLTSTFWTITAALAVIGVGSAILGPSLSAALSLSVGADRQGAVAGLNSSALALGRMTGPLLGTGLYQSAGHAAPYLLSGGVLAALLVWTLVARPEVRRASA
- a CDS encoding RsmB/NOP family class I SAM-dependent RNA methyltransferase, producing MTLPPRPTFNPARALAVRVLTRVLAGETFAAPALDAALADARLPARDAGLATHVVYGTLRYAPMLDAALTPLLRGETHPKTRSLLLAGSFEKLVLGTPPHAVVSEYVGLARGARLAPSGLVNAVLRRVERPPESEETRYALPGWLIGVFRRAYGGRADAVLADLLTPQPLWLSLSEAGVRSLEEEGSVVEPGPGGVDRVTLSRPLRETAAYREGQAQPINPASLAVVDALGEVEGSRVLDLAGGAGVKAAMLAARGARVTSVDLIARKHDAARANLRRLGLSADFLTHDLTAPLDVPPAPLVLLDAPCTGTGTLRSHPEIKLRLTPEVVGEMAAMQARMLSNAAALVEPGGVLVYSVCSVTPQEGEEVVREFLAAHPDFIPEPLPELDLPTVPAGAGVLTVAEGGIDGFFIARMRRGVVASAS
- the deoD gene encoding purine-nucleoside phosphorylase produces the protein MSVHLNAEPGQIAETVLLPGDPLRARHIAETFFENPVQHNSVRGMLGYTGTYRGVRVSVQGTGMGIASCMIYVNELIRDYGCRTLIRVGTCGSYQEGVHVRDLVLAQAACTDSNINNIRFGARNFAPIADFGLLMRAYQIARERGFSTHVGNIMSSDTFYHDDPEHFRLWARYGVLAVEMEAAGLYTLAAGYGVRALTVLTVSDHLVTREETSAEERQQTFNQMIEVALDAALGTE
- a CDS encoding class I SAM-dependent methyltransferase — encoded protein: MTSPANPFLGQGGAARYAAGRPFFHPLFLARLAPMLEGRALGADVACGTGLSSVALAEVVERVLAFDVSEVMLAHAAPHPRVSYARASAERLPLPDHALDVLTVAQAFHWFDQAAFLAEARRTLRPGGVLFLYDDFFLGRMPGREDFADFVDAYWERYPAPPRNPYTFGETPAREAGFSFAEERFTHPLPFDRPALVAYLLTHSNTIAATDSGRETAAEVAAWLDEELRAFLPDGKTRELTFGGLQTVLRPLAEAAGGVRPGRGC
- a CDS encoding helix-turn-helix transcriptional regulator codes for the protein MPAHPHPSVRVALRSPALAAGVAAWLRDFGFAVTEGEEADVLVVDDAWLADPGALAAELEGAAGVVALGSRAWVGTLRDLAPGGWASLGTDATPAELLAGVLAAAAGLAALPPEDMPAAPDESEDPDPGGVTLTPRERDVLSLLAEGLSNKRAARELGVSESTVKFHVQAVYSKLGVQSRAGAVARGVHLGLISV